In Mus caroli chromosome 16, CAROLI_EIJ_v1.1, whole genome shotgun sequence, the sequence TGTATTTAAGACAGTTTTATTTAATTGGGTTTTTTAATGACTGCACACCATAACCTGTGCCGTCTTGACTTGAAAGTCATCTGAGCCCCCAAACCCCCCAAATCCCAGGTTCCCAGCTCTGATTTGTTTTTGTAGAGTTGATGCAGGTGGACTACAGTGGAGCCCCTCAGCCCTCTGTGTCTGAGAGCCCAGGGGTTCTAAGCTACAGGTAGACATTCCACTTTGTCTTACTCTCTCTGGCAGAGCTGCAGGACAGGCCTCTCTGAAGCACCTGCTACAGAGAACAGGTCTGGGGTGCTGGTGTCCTCTGGACAGCGAGCTTCTGTGTAGACTTAGGAGGGATGTCCAGAGGGTCTGGAGAgtagacagaggacagagatagTTGACTACAGAGCTTCCGTCATCAGGCTGTCACACTTACCCAGTGGCTATTTCATATGGACTCGGAGGGCTGTTTCCTATCCTATAAGTCTGCCTCGCAGTGGGTTTGGCTAACTACCTAGCCAGACCACGTTTGGGGAGGTGATCAGCACTCTCAGTATGCACCCTAGGATGGGTCAAGTGTGCTTTTGGTTCCTGCCTCAAGGGTATGGAGCTCAGTAGCCCTCTATTCCTGTGGAGGTGGCCACCTTTCCACCTTACTGGGAGCAGGACCTTTGTCAGCTCTTTGGTCTGGCCTTTGCTCTGACTCCTTTTGTATGGAAGAACCAATTGTTTTCACATTGGCCATGTGGATTCCTTATccttttattacatatatttttttgcaACTTGGATTTCCAGTTTGTTTACAGAATAGTCTTAGGTAGTAGcaaaaagagccaaagaagagATTTGTATAGCTGAGCTCTAAGCCAAGCTGAGGCCGCCAGCAAAGCTGAGCAGTGGGAACTCTCCAGGCTCCTCTGCCCGTCACACAGCGGGCCCTAGCACCCCACCCCTTTggtgctccctcctccccatgtGCCACTGCTTGTGCAGCTAGAGCAGGATGCCCTCATCTTTAGGAATCTAGCGATGCCTCTTGCCTCAGGGAAACGTTTCTTTGATGGGGAGTTTATgagatttcttttccttgtttatgCTTTATTTGTGGTAATGAACGAGTGAATGACTTTAACAGCCATGGCCAGAGAGACCTGTGGCCCGGCTTCAGCAGAGGGTGGAGATAGAGCAAGCTCAGTGGGATGCAAGGGTTTCTTTGGTGGGTGCAAGGTTCTGAGACTTAACCAGGCGTGGCCGTTTCTTAGGTGTGAGAGGGGCTTTTGTGCCGCAACTATGTTGGTGTTAGGGGGTGGTGTGGAAATTGTTAATCTTGTATAAAGCAACTCAATAAATTGTTTTGAGGTTTCCAAGAtgtctttcctcatttttttcattactattttatttgcaatattttattattcttcagTACATAGGAGCCCTGGTGTTCATGGAATGCCCGCCCATTGTGGCTGAGAGCCAAGGTTCAGGCTCATGTGTAAAGGAGTCACACTTGCTGTGAGTTAGAGTCAAGCCaccagatttttattttcatgccaTAAGTTCCCTATCACTTCCCATTTTCTTACATAATACATGAAATACAGAGAAGCAGAAATTTGTTTGGTGAACAATCAACTTTTGTATATCTAAATGCCAATGCGATAATGAGGAAGACTTCTAAGGCACTGAAAGTAAGGCTAGCACACCATCCATTACTAAGGTCTTTTCAGAACTAGCAAACTGTTGTTGGTGCCTGTCTTTCTGGCACATCCTGGCTAGTTAGTCTAGCACCAAGAGCCAGGCATTGTGGATTCTGGACACATGTTCTAGTGTAGAGCCCTGTTCAATGAGAAGAGTCACTACTGAGTAGGCACTGTTGATAATTTGATCCCAGTCAGAAAAATGGAATGGCAAGAAGGAAGTTCAGCAGCCCCAGTGGATCAGTCTTGTTGAGTTGAAAGAGGCAGAAAGGTTATTAAGTCATCAGAGGTGGGAGCAGGTCACTCACTCAGACTGGATGAGGCTGAGCTGAGAGATGCTACCCAGCTTGTGTCTGCTGGTATTACAATAGCTGCACTGTAAGCAGCCTGATATAATGTGGATAAGACACTTAGCTCAGAAGTCTATATGAGGGCTAGGGAGCAGAAGACACCCAGGAAGTTGCTGAGAATGAGTTAACCATCTCCAAGAAAAGCCAGGCAGAAGGGCTGGGCCTACTTCTGCCCAGACACCAAGACTGCCAGCTCCTGAATGGACATATCCTTGTTGACATAGCGGTCATATTGAGCAGGGGTTAGCCTGCCACTCTGAAGAGCGTCCTCAATGGAGAACTTCTTGCCTGACTTCCTGTCATGAATTACTGATGACTCCCCATTAGGACCTTTCACTGATATCTCCTCCCAGTCGCACTCCTGGCTTCTGAGCTTCACAAACATTTTCCAGTCGATAAGCCCAGCCCGGTGAGCCTCCTCTGGGGACAGCTCACGACCTGTGTCAGGGTCAATGACCACTATGGAGCGCCTCAGGTGgttctccctctgctctctcttgacGGCCACAGAGCCCAGGCGCCTCTGTAGTTCATCGATCTCCAGATCCTTGTCCTTGGACATCTTCTTGAGGTCATCCAGTTCCTTCTCTAGGGACCACAGCCTAGAGTTTAGGTGGGTCCCAGAGTCTATCGTGGTCATGTTCTTCAGATCTCGAGTTTCTGTTGCTGCCATCTCAATCTCTGATTGGAGTCTCCGGGCCTCTAGCTGCAGGTTTTGCCGCTCTAGCTGTAGCTTGTGGTTTTCTTCTCTCAGGAAATCCAGTTCCTTGGATGACTTGGAATTATAGAATTCTAGCTCAGATAACTTGGCTTCTAGCCGGGTCACCTCTGAATCCagctccctcttgctctggctcTCCTCTTCCAGGCTCTTCCTGAGCCGCTGGATCTCTTGCTCAGTGTCACCTTTTTCTACCTGGACGCTCTCAGAGAAGACCACCTTTTCTTTGATCTCTGCCTTCTCCAGGGCAGCCAACTTTCTACGCAGGGGCTCAAGCTCACCCTCCAGTAGCTGCCTCCGGTGCCGCTCTTCCTCCAGCTGGGCTCGGAGCAGGGCATGCTCTCTGGTCTGCTGTGGGTCCTGCTGCAGCACCACCTTTTGTGTGTGGGTCACCTTCTCACCAGTCTTGGCCTCCTCCTGCTCCAATGCAGCCAGCCGCTGTTGCAGCCTCTGTACCTCCAGCTCGGCTGCCCTACGTGCCTGCCTCTCACGCTCCAGCTCCTCCAactgcctctccagctctgctcgGCGATGCTGTAACCGCCGTAGCTCCACATGCAGTTTATCAATCTGCCGCAGCTCAGCATCAATGCTGTTTGTGAAGGCAGTCACCTCAGCTCGCAAATCTGGCTCATCTTCATACTGTACTACCTCCTGGCGTacaaccctttccttcccctgtgCCAGCTCTTCCTCCTTGCGCTTGATCTTCTCTTCCTGGGATGCCCGCTCCCCTTCCAGGTCCAcctgtttcttctgttcttctgaCAGCTGTATACGCAGAGACTCTACCTCCTTCTTGGTTTGGGGGTCTTCCTGGAACTGCAGGATCTCCTGGACCACCTCTCTAGTCTGCACCTGCGGCTTGGTGTCCTTAAGGGCCTGGATCTCCTGCTTCAGCTGGTAAATCTCCAGGTCACACCTTTCTATTAACCTGGTCTTGTCCATGATCTCCTCCCTGAGCCTCTGGAGTTCCTGCTCCGTCTCTGGGTCAGTTGTGTATTTAATGACCTCTTTGGTCACCTCTTTGACTTCTACCTGTGGCCCACGGTTCCGTAGGGCCTCCAGCTCACTCTGGTAGCTCTTCAGCTGCTCCTCAGCACCCCTGAATTTGCGCTCCTGTTCCACCAGCTCCAGGCGGAGGTTGGCCACTTCACTCTCTGCCTTGGGATCTGGCCGCACGATCTCTCGGACCTTCTCCTGTACCACCACCTTAGCATTTTCCTCTTCCAGGGCCCATATCTTTCTGAGAAGTTCTGTCTTCTCCCGCTGGCCAGAGCGTGCCTTGGCAGCCTCGTCCTCATACTGGCGGGTGAGGTCATTGACTTCTCTCTCCGCAGCTGCATCTTTCTCTACCTTGAGCACCTCTTTGACAGTGATCTTGCCTTCTGCCATGGCTCGTTCTTTCTCCAGTCTCCTGAGCTTAGCCTGTAGGAaactcagctcctcctcctgcttctccctgaGTGTGCCCTCCCGCTGGTGCTCCTCCTGCAGCCTCCGGTATTCTGCCTCCAGCTGGGGGTCATTCTGTAGCTTTACCACCTCTCTCTCAGTGACCTTTTCCTGCACCCTGCTCTTCTCAGCAGCCAGGGCTGCTACACGCTGCTGTAAGAGTAGCACTTCAGCCTCTCGGGCACCTTTCTGGCGCCGCAGTGCCTCCAGCTCCTCCCGAAGCTGCAAGACCTCATCCTCCTGGGCTCTGTCTGGCTCAATGCGCAAGACCTCCTTGACCACATACTCCTGTCCCCCATCCCTGGTCTCCTGCTCTAGAGCCTGCAGCCGGAGCTGCAgtgctcccagctcctcctgcaatAGCTGGTTCTTGTGCTGTTCCTCGGCCAGCGTCTGCTGCAGCTGCTGGAAGCTCTCCTCCAGGGCGGGGTCTGGCACCTTCTTCACCACCTCTTTCCTCACTAATGACTCCTGAGGCCCCTGATCCTTCAGGGTCTGGATTTCCTCCTGGGCACTCTTGACCTCATTTTCCAGCTGTTGCCTTCGCTCTATCTCCTCCTCCAGTTCCTTCTTAACCTTCCATGTTTCCTCCATGCCAGAGCTTAGCTTTCCCCCTTGTAGGGTCTCATGGGTCACTCCTGCTTCTGGTTGCTGTGGCAGAAAAGACAACGAATGCATGGTTAAGAAACAAACAGAtggccgggcgttggtggcacacgcctttaatcccagcactcaggaggcagaggcaggcggatttctgagttcgaggccagcctggtctacagagtgagttccaggtcagccaggggctacacagagaaaccctgtctcaaaaaaaaaaaaaaaaaaaaaaaaaaaaaacccaaccaccccccccacacacacacacacaaaaaaagagacaaacagaTGAGGTGGAGCCCAGGCAACCCTTGTGAAGGTTGTGGTAGACTTGGGCGTGGGAGGACCCAGGCAAGCACAGGCAGCCGGGGAGGCAGCCATAAGCTGCTATCATTCTGCTGAGTGGTCCAAGATGGAAAGTTGGAAACCAATTACTAGCAAAgatgatttaatatttaatatcatgTCCAGAAATATTAAACAACTTCCAGAGTCAGACaggtgatttgaactgtgaaaCCTGTACCACAACATGGGGTGCACTAGTTGGTTTTGTTCTGGGTGGTCTGTACCCTGCCCTTTTGGCTATACCCTGaatggggccttgctgtcagGTACGAATCAAGCTCACTGCCACAGAGAGGAAACATCTTCAATTACTGGATTTCAGTTTCTAAGCCTGTCTTTAGAAAAATGTTATTTCCTACTTTACTTCATCAGACTGTGTTTGCAGCATATCTTGGGTCTAGACAATATAAACTCTTCATAAAGGCCCTTCAGTTACCTGAACCTGACTTAGAAATTcattaatttgaagaaaaaaaaatagagagagagagagagagagagagagagagagagagagagagagagagagagagagaaagacaggtcTGATCACCCAGACCAGGATGGGCTGATCTTTTGGGGTCTCCACTAATGCTCTAGGGTTACTTTTTAgagcttttaaaaattgaataaggCAAAATGTTTTGCAGGCACAGAGGAGTCTGCAGTGACGCCAGTTTCCCATCTCTGCCCTGTCCCTAGGGGAAGTATGTTGTCCTTGGatatagtctcccctcccccagcctggaacctgcttgctcaggggtggagtttcctgctcatttgttctgccatgcccactgctggaccgtgcagctttgctgtttggagccacacacatgctcatcctgctactggaccccgagttatttggcgggaatcgggtccccttcccccttcctttataactgagtgttggaacaagtaaaattgagctttgatcagaatgaaactgtcttggctccatttcttctttcgccccgtctagttcctctctttcagctcgaGTGGCCATCTCGGTTGAACTGTTCGTTGCGAGCTGCTGGCCGGCCGCAACacttggagacattttttttttaggtatttgtTTTGGTGAGCAGCAGGTGATTGCTTTTTCTATGCAAACAGCTGTTGTTTTGTAGTTTCTGACTGGAGGGCAGAGTACCATCTTGTTTTGCAGTTTCTGACTGGAGGGCAGAGTACCATCTTGACTCAGAAGGTGCCACAACATTGCTTAACAGCAGTGTGTCCACTGTGTGGACAGGTTAAACCAGAGCATATCTGAGGAGTGGCAGTTGCTTCTAGTTCCTTTATATATCAGATAACACTGTCATGAATTTCATCAAGTCCTAAAATAACTTTGGGGGCTAGGAGAATCCCCTGCAAGCTTATGGACTTGAGCTGTGACCAGCACTGGTGGGAAATGCAGGTTTCTGGTGCTCTAGGGGAGctacacctgtaatcacagcatcaAGGATGTGGACGCTGGAAGCTTCCTGagccttgctggccagctagtctagcctaATTGGTAAACTCGGGGCCAATAGGAAACCTTGTCTTCCTCCGGATGACTCTTTGGTTGTCATTGTCCTGCACATGCAAGCATGTCTATGTTCCTGCACTTAAGCAAAtccacatacagaaacacagacatgCCACTGAAAATAACTTTGAAGCTCGGTGGttgtggtgtatgcctttaatcccagcagagtgagttccaggactgcccggactacacagagaaccctgtcttgaaaaaatgaaacaaaaccacacctcccCAAAaaaccccatcccaccccctcccaaaaaactctgggggctggagaggtggctcatcagttaagagcacttgttgctcttaaagGGGACCCAGGTTTAATGCCTAGCacccaacatggtggctcacaaccatctgaaactccagttgtAGGGGATGCATTGTCTTCTGatcttgggcaccaggcacacgtgtggtgcacatacatacatgcaggcaaaacactcattaaCCAGCAGACAAAAGCCTTTGATAAGTGCTCAGCAAACATCTTTTGAATTGGTATGGAAGTTAGCCCATGCTAGTGAAGAAGGCTGGTTCAGCTTAGCATTAGCATTAATCCTTCTCAAAAGTGTCAGCAGAAGACACTTCGTCATTCACAGGCTATGTCTCTAAGGCAGAGGAGACTGCTTTCCATCTTGTAGGACAATTAGAAGTAGTATTTCTAACTAAGATGGATTACCTGTCTCAAGAGATTCAgtgcaaactccaaattctgtaGCCTCTGTCTGTTGATGGCATTAACCTCTGTGAACTTGGCAGCAAGAGCAACTTCCTACAGAGAAATTTTAGGACAACAGTTAGCAGACAAGCCAAAAGGCTAGGAGAAAAGCAGAACACTTGGACACAGTCTAGGAAGGGCTTGGCATGTAGAGAAAGGGCTACTTCTTGCCCAGTGCTACCTGTAGCTCCAGCCTTTGGTGGAAATATAAGATTGAGATGATGTAGGTTGATTCTTGGTCCGTGACCATTGAGCAAGTCTTTCTAAGTATTCTTTTCACAGCTGTTGCAGGCTATTGCCCTCTACTACAGACCTGCACAGGGGAGCAAGGCAGGAGCCTCCCATGTATCTGGCATGGGACCAGAACCCCTACAAGCCTGCCTCTTAGGCATATTGATATCTCACTGCTCCAAAACaagttcttcttcctcttgcaaGTACTTCATAGAGGACCGCATCTGGAGAGCCCCTGGCAGTCTTCACTTACAGCTCACCTCTTCCTTCACTTTGGCAGCAGGAGACTGCAGCCTGGCTCTCTTGTTCACATGGCTGTTCCGTCCATTCTCCAGGTCCAGCAAGGACCTTAGCTTCTCTGCTTCAAGTTCATAGTCCTGGGTAAAAGAAAGGAAGTACAGTAGTCAGCTAggggcaacaacaacaaaaagtgacaGTGATTTATGCTCCCTCTAAGGACTCCAAGCTGCCAGAGCTGGTTTAGCAATCTTGCATAGCTTCCTTGCATCTGTACCTGAGCTGGCTAAGACAGTGATGCTAAGTTGCTACCTCACTGAGTGACATCCATACAAGAAAATGTGCCTGCAATTCCTAACTCCTGTAGAGACACAAACCAAGTTGACTCTTTGGGCCTTCCAAAAGGCCCAATGCTGTTTCCTTGGGGAACTCTGCATCCTaagcctttctccctttctccaccAGAGACCTTGGCATTTTCCATCAAAGTGGATGCTGGGTCATTTACTCAGACATTCCTGCATAAGGCTTTGCTGGCTAGTTTTCCTGTTATAACCAGAGCTGTTACATAATTTTGTTTGGTgtacattttttcattttgttttgttttcctttagggTAAACACCCCCCAAAGAGTTGACTGTTTCTAAGAATATAATTCCTGGATGATATCAGGTATCTGGTGCCATAATGTTTTGTCAAAGGGGTGGGGCCTACATAGGGCGACTGCCCATTTCCCCAGCAACCTACCTAGATTGCTCTGCAACATTTAATGCAAAAGCCCCTACTGTGTCCTCTGACAGGGTTCATGGCTCACCTTCACCGCTTGCTGGTACTGCTGGGAATCTGCACAGACCTTCTGCACCTCTCGTTCCCTGCTTGCTATCTCATCCAGCAAGTTCTGTAAAACAGGAGACCAAAGCTGAACCCCACACACAGGCTCCTCAGAAGGCTGAGTCCTTAGGACCTAAAGTCAACATGCTATAGCTGGAAGCATAGTGGGTGGCTTTCCGGTGTACATTTGTTCACCACAAAGGGCAGTGCCAAGGCCTGGGGCAAGGGCCGTGAAGATGGTTATTCGTGCCAGGAGACAGGTGTTTATTGTGAGCTCTGAAATGCCAGGCTCTGCTCTGGTAGAGCATGTAATCCTCCAGCAAGCGTGTGAGCCAAGCCTGAGAACTTGTTTGAGTTGAGAA encodes:
- the Ppl gene encoding periplakin; translated protein: MHSLFRKRNKGKYSPTVQTRSISNKELSDLIEQLQKNADQVERNIVDTEAKMQSDLARMQEGQLPEHRDAALQNVSDSEKLLYVLEADSAIAKHMKHPQGDMIAEDIRQLKERVTNLRGKHKQMYSLAVKEADPRVNWDTLVDEKLDKLSSQSFGTDLPLVDSQVEQHNIFHNEVKAIGPHLAKDKEQNSELQAKYQKLLTASQARQQHLSSLQDYMQRCTNELYWLDQQAKGRMQYDWSDRNLDYPSRRRQYENFINRNLEAKEERINKLHTEGDQLLTAEHPGRNSIEAHMEAVHAEWKEYLNLLICEESHLKYMEDYHQFHKDMKDAQELLRKVDSDLNQKYSPDFKDRYQIELLLRELDDQEKALDKYEDVVRGLQRRGQQVVPLKYRRETPLKPIPVEALCDFESDQGLISRGYSYTLQKNNGESWELTDSTGKKLTAPAVCFIIPPTDPEALALADSLGSQYRSVRQKATGSKHALQQRHEVLRTENPGDASDLQGRQLLAGLDKVASDLNRQEKAITGILRPPLEQGRAIEDSAERAKDLKNITSELLQIEPEKAQCTAECEAFVQALPGSGTAPLLKTRVEDTNQKYERLVWLLEAAQEKVDVANRLENSLQRGRELLASYENKLIQDDTMPESGHVLDSKRQELEAMASELQAHKCLLGEVEQNLQVAKQCSSSLASRFQEHCPDLERQEAEVHKLNQRFNNLSQQVARRAQSLQSARAAYDEYCSGYDRVLQFLAKTPSYEPQETDSLSQMETKLKNQKNLLDEIASREREVQKVCADSQQYQQAVKDYELEAEKLRSLLDLENGRNSHVNKRARLQSPAAKVKEEEVALAAKFTEVNAINRQRLQNLEFALNLLRQQPEAGVTHETLQGGKLSSGMEETWKVKKELEEEIERRQQLENEVKSAQEEIQTLKDQGPQESLVRKEVVKKVPDPALEESFQQLQQTLAEEQHKNQLLQEELGALQLRLQALEQETRDGGQEYVVKEVLRIEPDRAQEDEVLQLREELEALRRQKGAREAEVLLLQQRVAALAAEKSRVQEKVTEREVVKLQNDPQLEAEYRRLQEEHQREGTLREKQEEELSFLQAKLRRLEKERAMAEGKITVKEVLKVEKDAAAEREVNDLTRQYEDEAAKARSGQREKTELLRKIWALEEENAKVVVQEKVREIVRPDPKAESEVANLRLELVEQERKFRGAEEQLKSYQSELEALRNRGPQVEVKEVTKEVIKYTTDPETEQELQRLREEIMDKTRLIERCDLEIYQLKQEIQALKDTKPQVQTREVVQEILQFQEDPQTKKEVESLRIQLSEEQKKQVDLEGERASQEEKIKRKEEELAQGKERVVRQEVVQYEDEPDLRAEVTAFTNSIDAELRQIDKLHVELRRLQHRRAELERQLEELERERQARRAAELEVQRLQQRLAALEQEEAKTGEKVTHTQKVVLQQDPQQTREHALLRAQLEEERHRRQLLEGELEPLRRKLAALEKAEIKEKVVFSESVQVEKGDTEQEIQRLRKSLEEESQSKRELDSEVTRLEAKLSELEFYNSKSSKELDFLREENHKLQLERQNLQLEARRLQSEIEMAATETRDLKNMTTIDSGTHLNSRLWSLEKELDDLKKMSKDKDLEIDELQRRLGSVAVKREQRENHLRRSIVVIDPDTGRELSPEEAHRAGLIDWKMFVKLRSQECDWEEISVKGPNGESSVIHDRKSGKKFSIEDALQSGRLTPAQYDRYVNKDMSIQELAVLVSGQK